In Desulfuromonas acetoxidans DSM 684, one genomic interval encodes:
- the cheB gene encoding chemotaxis-specific protein-glutamate methyltransferase CheB, with protein MIRVLIAEDSASSRAYLKFIVDSAEDMEVVAVAENGEQAAELTSRLRPDVVAMDIHMPVLDGCSATRQIMASCPTPVVIVSSLVNGSASQETFRILEAGAVAAVPKPSGPKSKAAVEDRDKLLRTLRQVAGLDVCAPPQPSATQTVESSDKKATCRYKLVVVGASTGGPVALQNMLRQIPASFPLPILVVQHISPGFVPGMVQWLQNGCALSLCVAENGQSIKPGVVYFAPDDVHMGVTSAGRIVLKEGPMMHSVRPAVSYLFQSAARAYGGDVVGVLMTGMGRDGAAELLTLQQQGAVTLLQDKESCVVYGMPGEAEQLGAGNYKLCPERIGQQLIHLCCR; from the coding sequence ATGATCCGGGTGTTGATTGCCGAAGACTCTGCCTCTTCTCGCGCTTATCTCAAGTTTATTGTCGATTCCGCTGAGGATATGGAAGTGGTGGCCGTCGCTGAAAACGGTGAGCAGGCCGCGGAACTGACCAGCCGTCTGCGTCCCGATGTCGTGGCCATGGATATCCATATGCCGGTTCTTGATGGTTGCAGCGCCACGCGCCAGATCATGGCCAGTTGTCCGACGCCGGTGGTTATTGTCAGCAGTCTGGTCAATGGCAGCGCGTCTCAGGAGACTTTTCGGATTCTCGAAGCTGGTGCCGTGGCTGCGGTGCCTAAACCGAGTGGCCCCAAAAGCAAAGCGGCGGTAGAAGATCGCGATAAACTGTTGCGTACCCTGCGTCAGGTGGCCGGTCTGGATGTTTGCGCTCCCCCGCAACCTTCCGCAACACAAACTGTAGAGTCCTCTGACAAAAAAGCCACCTGCCGTTACAAGCTGGTGGTGGTCGGTGCTTCCACCGGTGGCCCGGTGGCTCTGCAGAATATGCTGCGTCAGATACCGGCCAGTTTCCCGTTGCCGATCCTGGTGGTTCAGCATATTTCTCCCGGTTTTGTTCCGGGGATGGTACAGTGGCTGCAAAACGGCTGTGCCCTCTCTTTATGTGTGGCTGAGAACGGTCAGAGCATCAAACCGGGTGTCGTGTATTTTGCCCCGGATGATGTGCATATGGGCGTAACATCTGCAGGACGGATTGTCCTTAAAGAGGGGCCGATGATGCACAGTGTGCGTCCGGCGGTTTCCTATCTGTTCCAGTCTGCAGCCCGTGCTTACGGTGGAGATGTGGTTGGGGTTCTGATGACCGGGATGGGGCGTGATGGGGCGGCGGAATTGTTGACGTTGCAGCAACAGGGCGCTGTAACACTGCTTCAGGATAAAGAGAGTTGTGTGGTATACGGCATGCCTGGAGAAGCGGAACAGCTCGGCGCCGGGAACTATAAACTTTGTCCGGAGCGGATTGGCCAGCAGTTGATTCACCTGTGTTGTCGTTAG
- a CDS encoding DUF5714 domain-containing protein, giving the protein MSFDHSLWQRFEHRSCPIYLRDDQPAWFVPNRAGDALLQQLRTGSLDVDTPRVQRFLNRLPDAVVSPYPGRGALLAADHLRELWLHITNRCNLSCRHCLFTSGPNSQDELATGEIIRRVDEASELGCRVFALTGGEPFVHPDFADIVRHILNTPSHHVAVLTNGMTLSHQLNGIDWDLSRFHLQISVDGLPERHDHLRGDGMFSRLQQQLEWLRDNQFPFTLSMCVEQDNVADMADVVDLAADCGAGNVHFMWYFVRGRAASAQVPSVETIHHYLNQAAARAHQRGISIDNLDALKTQIFAPSGTIHDGSGSGWESAAIGPDGQLYPSAALVGVDALKTPLSGSLQQAWKNSSVLDAIRHSSCRDWASPWRYLLGGGDIDHSYIHAETFVGDDPYLPLYEQMALDLIVEATGRLPERDEPGLRLKMGDMLESCGAHGKVALLHSNCLLSLTHEDSRSVVKDFYSEAVGDKNEDILNPVCYEPAMIDHIPPAYRFRGYGCGSPVLDAEIQGGETILDLGCGSGVECFLAARLTGHKGRVIGVDMLDPMLDLARKGAVGVAENLGYNNLDFRKGYLEQLPVASDSIDLILSNCVLNLSADKRLLFNEIFRVLKPGGRLVVADVVCEKEPDAAIRNDEVLRGECIAGALTQKDLVGLLNESGFEGVMCNKRVPYRRVQDHSFFSLTFSARKPEQDQALVRVMYPGPFPSIRLPDGRILVPGQIDEIPVPLARSAGAQLYQLDDDGHVTNITFTMSCNCAITPEIPDDAVDDVPVSRQQSGCMVCGAPLNYEVVFTRYQCSYCGRHFDASACCEQGHYVCDACHSEDALAVIETMCRHSRETDMFKLFHQLRQHPAVPLHGPEYHALVPAVILTCYRNIGGKMGESLLEAGLSRGAQVIGGSCAYNGACGAAVGVGIAFSLILEANPLKGDQRQVVQNVVQQVLADLAEFKAARCCNRDCVVSLQKAAELSQQYLPLPLVAAEWLPCDQHVRNQECLGAECPLF; this is encoded by the coding sequence ATGAGTTTTGACCATTCTTTATGGCAGCGGTTTGAGCACCGCTCCTGCCCGATTTATCTTCGCGACGATCAACCGGCCTGGTTTGTTCCTAATCGGGCTGGTGATGCCTTGCTTCAGCAGTTACGGACGGGGAGTCTTGATGTCGACACGCCCCGCGTCCAGCGTTTTCTCAATCGCCTGCCGGATGCCGTGGTCAGCCCCTATCCGGGACGTGGCGCCTTGCTCGCAGCCGATCATCTTCGCGAATTGTGGTTGCATATCACAAACCGTTGTAACTTGAGCTGTCGCCATTGTCTGTTTACTTCCGGACCCAACAGCCAGGACGAACTGGCAACAGGCGAGATTATCCGCCGGGTGGATGAGGCGTCCGAGCTGGGCTGCCGGGTGTTTGCCCTGACCGGTGGTGAACCATTTGTTCATCCCGACTTTGCCGACATTGTCCGGCACATCCTCAACACGCCCAGCCACCATGTGGCGGTGCTCACCAACGGCATGACCCTGAGCCACCAGCTCAATGGTATTGACTGGGATCTCAGTCGTTTTCATTTGCAGATCAGTGTCGATGGGTTGCCCGAGCGACACGATCATCTACGTGGTGATGGTATGTTTTCCCGTCTCCAACAACAACTCGAGTGGTTGCGTGACAATCAGTTCCCATTTACGTTGTCGATGTGTGTAGAACAGGACAATGTTGCCGATATGGCGGACGTGGTCGATCTGGCGGCGGATTGTGGCGCAGGTAATGTTCACTTCATGTGGTACTTCGTGCGTGGTCGCGCTGCATCGGCGCAGGTGCCGTCCGTTGAGACCATTCATCATTATCTCAATCAGGCCGCAGCGCGGGCACACCAGCGCGGTATAAGCATCGACAACCTTGATGCCCTGAAAACCCAGATCTTTGCCCCCTCTGGAACCATTCATGACGGCAGTGGCAGTGGCTGGGAATCTGCGGCCATCGGGCCGGACGGCCAGCTCTATCCCTCTGCGGCCCTGGTTGGTGTTGACGCTCTCAAAACCCCCCTGAGCGGTTCTCTGCAACAGGCTTGGAAGAACAGCAGTGTGCTCGATGCGATTCGCCACAGCAGCTGTCGTGACTGGGCTTCGCCGTGGCGTTATCTGCTTGGTGGCGGCGATATTGACCACAGTTACATTCACGCTGAGACCTTTGTTGGCGATGATCCCTATCTGCCGCTCTATGAGCAGATGGCCCTCGACCTGATTGTCGAGGCCACAGGTCGGCTCCCCGAGCGCGACGAGCCGGGGCTGCGTCTCAAAATGGGCGATATGCTGGAGAGCTGTGGTGCCCATGGCAAGGTGGCATTGCTCCATTCCAACTGCCTGCTGTCGCTCACCCATGAAGACAGTCGCAGTGTGGTCAAAGATTTCTACAGCGAAGCCGTTGGCGATAAAAACGAAGATATTCTCAATCCGGTGTGCTACGAACCGGCCATGATCGATCATATCCCGCCCGCCTATCGCTTCCGCGGTTACGGTTGCGGTAGCCCGGTGCTCGATGCCGAGATTCAGGGCGGGGAGACCATCCTTGACTTGGGCTGCGGCAGTGGCGTGGAGTGTTTTCTTGCCGCACGTCTTACCGGTCACAAAGGGCGGGTAATTGGCGTTGACATGCTTGATCCCATGCTCGACCTGGCCCGCAAGGGTGCGGTGGGTGTAGCTGAAAACCTCGGCTATAACAATCTCGACTTTCGCAAAGGGTACCTCGAACAACTGCCGGTGGCATCAGACAGTATTGACCTGATTCTATCCAACTGCGTTCTCAACCTTTCAGCGGATAAACGCCTGCTGTTCAACGAAATTTTCCGTGTGTTAAAGCCGGGAGGTCGTCTGGTGGTGGCCGATGTGGTGTGTGAAAAAGAACCCGATGCCGCTATTCGCAACGATGAAGTGTTGCGCGGCGAATGCATTGCCGGTGCCCTGACCCAGAAAGATCTGGTTGGCCTGCTCAATGAGAGTGGCTTTGAAGGGGTGATGTGTAACAAACGGGTGCCCTACCGCCGCGTCCAGGACCATTCGTTCTTCTCGCTGACTTTCAGTGCCCGCAAGCCCGAACAGGATCAGGCGTTGGTGCGGGTGATGTACCCCGGCCCGTTCCCCAGTATCCGGCTGCCCGATGGGCGGATTCTGGTGCCGGGACAGATCGATGAGATTCCTGTTCCCCTGGCCCGTAGTGCCGGAGCTCAACTTTATCAGCTTGATGATGATGGTCATGTGACCAACATAACTTTTACCATGAGCTGCAATTGCGCCATCACTCCTGAAATTCCCGACGATGCCGTGGATGATGTGCCGGTGTCACGTCAGCAAAGCGGCTGCATGGTCTGTGGTGCGCCGCTCAACTATGAAGTGGTGTTCACGCGTTATCAATGCAGTTATTGCGGACGCCATTTTGACGCCTCGGCGTGTTGCGAGCAGGGTCATTATGTGTGTGATGCCTGTCACAGTGAAGATGCGTTGGCCGTCATCGAAACCATGTGCCGTCACAGCCGGGAAACCGATATGTTCAAACTGTTTCATCAGTTGCGTCAGCACCCGGCGGTTCCGCTCCATGGTCCGGAATACCATGCTCTGGTGCCGGCGGTGATCCTGACCTGTTACCGCAATATTGGTGGCAAGATGGGAGAATCGCTGCTGGAGGCGGGTTTGAGTCGTGGAGCGCAGGTGATCGGCGGCAGTTGCGCGTACAACGGTGCATGCGGTGCCGCTGTTGGTGTGGGGATCGCCTTTAGTCTGATTCTCGAAGCCAATCCGCTCAAGGGCGACCAACGACAGGTGGTGCAAAACGTGGTGCAACAGGTGCTGGCGGATCTTGCGGAATTCAAAGCGGCGCGCTGCTGCAACCGTGACTGCGTGGTGTCGTTGCAAAAAGCCGCTGAATTGTCTCAGCAGTATCTGCCTTTACCCCTCGTTGCCGCAGAATGGCTGCCTTGTGATCAACATGTGCGCAATCAGGAGTGTCTCGGTGCGGAATGTCCGTTGTTCTGA
- a CDS encoding diguanylate cyclase, which yields MQQQFKVLLVEDSRTQALRFQFMLEAHGFDAVVVSNGREALDRLKQEYFPIIITDWVMPEMDGVELCQAIRSRKFDGYVFIFLVTSKDDPDDIVAGLQAGADDYLTKPVSELELMARLNTAKRVIDLERSLKKRNEEVLHLSVTDALTEVHNRSYFNTQCPSFIARAVRSRQPVSCMICDVDHFKKVNDTFGHLAGDRVLQDFAVCLKQQVRQGFDLLVRYGGEEFVVILSDTDSDKALAVAERMRQSIEQLSIPWEDQTIALTASFGVVSYLPESMEHLLSVEQLMAAADEALYAAKEAGRNCVRRVTL from the coding sequence ATGCAGCAGCAGTTCAAAGTGTTATTGGTTGAGGACAGCCGTACTCAGGCGTTACGATTTCAGTTTATGCTGGAAGCGCACGGCTTTGATGCGGTGGTGGTCAGTAATGGCCGTGAAGCCCTTGATCGCCTCAAACAGGAATATTTTCCGATCATTATCACCGACTGGGTGATGCCGGAGATGGATGGTGTGGAGCTGTGTCAGGCCATCCGCAGCCGAAAGTTCGATGGCTATGTGTTTATCTTCCTCGTCACCTCCAAGGACGATCCCGATGATATTGTCGCCGGTCTGCAGGCCGGTGCCGACGATTACCTGACCAAACCGGTCTCTGAGCTGGAATTGATGGCACGCCTCAATACGGCCAAGCGGGTGATCGATCTTGAACGTTCCCTGAAAAAGCGCAATGAAGAGGTGCTCCATCTGTCGGTGACCGATGCTCTGACAGAAGTGCACAATCGCAGTTATTTCAATACCCAGTGTCCGTCGTTTATCGCCCGTGCCGTGCGCTCACGCCAGCCGGTTTCCTGTATGATCTGCGATGTCGATCATTTTAAAAAGGTCAATGATACCTTCGGCCATCTGGCCGGTGATCGGGTGTTGCAGGATTTTGCCGTCTGTTTGAAGCAACAGGTGCGTCAGGGCTTCGATTTGCTGGTGCGTTACGGTGGTGAAGAGTTCGTCGTTATTTTATCCGATACTGACAGCGACAAGGCTCTGGCCGTTGCCGAGCGGATGCGCCAGTCCATTGAACAGTTATCCATCCCTTGGGAGGATCAGACCATCGCTCTCACCGCCAGTTTTGGTGTTGTCAGCTATCTGCCTGAGTCCATGGAGCATCTGCTCAGTGTTGAACAGTTGATGGCGGCGGCGGATGAAGCGCTTTATGCGGCCAAGGAAGCTGGACGCAACTGTGTTCGGCGGGTGACGTTATGA
- a CDS encoding RNA-binding S4 domain-containing protein yields the protein MSLVFDLEGHDYIELNNLLKVTGLCHSGGLAKRLIEDGEVRVDGQVESRKRCKIRSGQVVEFSGEQIDVK from the coding sequence ATGTCATTAGTCTTTGACCTTGAAGGCCATGACTACATCGAGCTGAACAATCTACTGAAAGTCACCGGCTTGTGTCATAGCGGCGGGCTGGCCAAACGCCTGATCGAAGACGGTGAAGTCCGTGTCGACGGCCAGGTCGAATCGCGCAAACGGTGTAAAATTCGCAGCGGACAAGTGGTGGAGTTTTCCGGCGAACAGATTGATGTGAAATAG
- a CDS encoding SDR family NAD(P)-dependent oxidoreductase, which translates to MTPHVLITGGNKGIGLECSRLFLAAGYRVTVIARSTELVEDHPNLTLHPFDLCQIDQIPALIKQLPTIDVLINNAGVMFSLPYDNYPADKAATLMKLNIEAPVALIREVSRGMIQRGGGRIVNNASIAGQIGHPDIWYGISKAGLINATKSFAKQLGGQGIIINAVAPGPVETDMLEVIPEPRKKAIKAAVYSGRFATASEVARTLFWLGTDSPDYINGTCIDINNGAFPR; encoded by the coding sequence ATGACACCACACGTACTGATCACCGGAGGCAACAAAGGGATCGGTCTCGAATGCAGTCGCCTGTTTCTCGCCGCTGGCTACCGGGTCACAGTGATCGCTCGCTCAACTGAACTCGTGGAGGATCATCCCAACCTGACCCTGCACCCGTTTGATTTATGCCAGATCGACCAGATCCCGGCGTTGATCAAACAACTGCCGACTATCGACGTGCTAATCAACAATGCCGGAGTGATGTTTTCTCTGCCCTATGACAACTATCCGGCCGACAAAGCCGCCACACTGATGAAATTGAACATTGAGGCACCCGTGGCCTTGATCCGTGAAGTCAGCCGTGGCATGATCCAGCGCGGTGGCGGACGGATCGTCAACAATGCGTCAATCGCCGGCCAGATCGGCCATCCCGACATCTGGTACGGCATCAGCAAAGCCGGACTGATCAATGCCACCAAAAGTTTTGCCAAACAACTGGGCGGTCAGGGCATTATCATCAATGCTGTCGCTCCCGGCCCGGTGGAAACCGACATGCTCGAAGTGATTCCCGAGCCGCGTAAAAAAGCGATCAAGGCCGCCGTGTACAGCGGTCGTTTTGCAACAGCTTCGGAAGTGGCTCGTACCCTGTTCTGGCTGGGAACCGACAGCCCCGATTACATCAACGGCACCTGCATCGACATTAATAACGGTGCCTTCCCCCGCTGA
- a CDS encoding YciI family protein has product MFIIELTYIRPLDEIDFFMKAHLDFLDSQYKQNRFIASGRKVPRTGGIILARADNRETIEQVVALDPFVKNQVARANIIEFNPTMTLAEFDNLKEPPCH; this is encoded by the coding sequence ATGTTTATTATTGAATTGACGTACATCCGCCCGCTCGATGAAATCGACTTTTTCATGAAGGCGCATCTCGATTTTCTCGACAGCCAGTATAAGCAAAACCGTTTTATCGCCTCTGGACGCAAAGTGCCCCGCACCGGCGGCATCATCCTCGCACGTGCCGACAATCGTGAAACCATTGAGCAGGTTGTCGCTCTGGATCCGTTTGTCAAAAACCAAGTGGCACGTGCCAACATCATCGAATTCAATCCGACCATGACCCTGGCGGAGTTTGACAACCTCAAGGAGCCACCATGTCATTAG
- a CDS encoding FKBP-type peptidyl-prolyl cis-trans isomerase, whose amino-acid sequence MFVAKKGDTIKVHYTGTLSDGTVFDTSTDKDPLSFIIGKQEVIEGFDDAVVGMVRGETKTVIIPAEKAYGPTKKSLIETLDRSSLPDNIHYKVGSQIEVTNKDGSLFYVMVAAATEEEITLDANHPLAGKELTFEIHVEEITPKKVVENNPLDEILGRPDVLQ is encoded by the coding sequence ATGTTTGTGGCAAAAAAAGGCGATACCATCAAAGTTCATTATACCGGCACCCTGAGTGACGGAACCGTTTTTGACACCTCGACGGACAAGGATCCGTTGTCATTCATTATCGGCAAGCAGGAGGTCATTGAAGGCTTCGACGATGCGGTCGTCGGCATGGTGCGCGGCGAAACCAAAACCGTCATCATCCCGGCAGAAAAAGCTTATGGCCCGACCAAGAAATCTCTGATCGAAACACTCGATCGCAGCAGCCTGCCGGACAACATCCACTACAAAGTGGGAAGTCAGATCGAGGTGACCAATAAAGACGGTTCTCTGTTTTATGTGATGGTGGCCGCAGCCACGGAAGAGGAAATAACTCTGGACGCCAATCACCCGTTGGCTGGCAAAGAGTTGACCTTTGAGATTCACGTTGAGGAGATCACGCCGAAAAAAGTCGTCGAAAACAACCCCCTCGACGAGATCCTGGGCCGACCGGACGTACTGCAATAA
- a CDS encoding diguanylate cyclase — MSLLQARNVDILVVEDSYTQALKLEQLFEEEGLSVACADGASRALLWLENYRPALIISDVVMPDMDGFELCRQIKGHVETRHVPVVLLTRLSEPEDIVRGLECGADHFVTKPFDCSLLVSQVHNILLNQKIRSQQRNDDGVEIYFAGKKHVINSERSQILDLLLSTYEGALQQKRELERMNEQLNEALDTIKKRNAEIAELAVRDSLTGSFNRGYFNETFPGAIRRAQRYQQSLSLIMCDIDHFKLINDHYGHQTGDRVIKSVAQGLAQSLRQGVDWLARYGGEEFVIVLPETNLEGALVVAERMRRSIADQEIACDPQSIRLTASFGVAGCDPEHASMLTGNGMIAAADRCLYQAKKEGRNCCCSKNLK, encoded by the coding sequence ATGAGTTTATTGCAGGCCAGAAATGTCGATATCCTGGTCGTTGAAGACAGTTATACCCAGGCATTGAAACTGGAGCAACTGTTTGAAGAAGAGGGCCTGAGTGTTGCCTGTGCCGATGGCGCTTCGCGGGCTCTGTTGTGGCTGGAGAACTATCGTCCGGCGCTGATTATCAGTGATGTGGTGATGCCTGATATGGATGGCTTTGAGCTGTGCCGCCAGATCAAGGGGCATGTGGAAACCCGTCATGTGCCGGTGGTGTTGTTGACGCGACTTTCCGAACCTGAAGATATCGTTCGTGGGTTGGAATGCGGTGCCGATCACTTTGTCACCAAGCCGTTTGACTGCAGCCTGCTGGTTTCTCAGGTGCACAATATTCTGTTGAATCAGAAGATTCGCAGCCAGCAACGTAACGATGACGGGGTGGAGATCTATTTTGCCGGCAAGAAACATGTGATCAACTCGGAGCGATCACAGATTCTCGACTTGCTGCTGTCCACCTACGAAGGGGCGTTGCAGCAAAAGCGTGAGCTGGAGCGGATGAACGAGCAGCTTAACGAAGCGCTCGACACCATCAAAAAACGCAATGCCGAGATTGCCGAGCTGGCGGTGCGCGATTCCTTGACCGGCAGTTTCAACCGTGGCTACTTCAACGAGACGTTCCCCGGTGCGATACGCCGCGCGCAACGCTATCAGCAGAGTTTGTCGTTGATCATGTGTGATATCGATCATTTCAAGTTGATCAACGACCATTACGGTCACCAAACCGGCGACCGGGTGATCAAGAGTGTCGCACAGGGGTTGGCCCAATCCCTGCGTCAGGGGGTTGACTGGCTGGCCCGCTATGGCGGTGAAGAGTTTGTGATTGTTCTTCCGGAAACCAATCTGGAGGGGGCGTTGGTGGTGGCTGAACGGATGCGGCGTAGTATTGCCGATCAGGAGATTGCCTGTGATCCTCAGAGCATCCGATTGACGGCCAGCTTTGGCGTGGCCGGATGTGATCCGGAACACGCCAGTATGCTGACGGGCAATGGCATGATTGCCGCGGCAGATCGTTGTCTGTATCAGGCCAAGAAAGAAGGGCGCAACTGCTGCTGCTCAAAAAATCTCAAGTAG
- a CDS encoding diguanylate cyclase domain-containing protein gives MKLQFKFLVPVFLLFGAFFVLFFITDHRHSEKAMEQTILSQARSLDRLIRASRLVYHSEFLASDFSVNQQTQVFLPSHTMRKISEKLAELSPDNSIRFRSITTVPVNKLAKATRPEKRALDFFATHPQAEELFEPTVKEDQLYYQYFSPTYFHAYCNTCHPNTTVKDGDLNGVLSITLSAEHLRVQTLQRQNMALIILLASLALCGFTTIWLFRRLIHRKLNTLRAISQNTGSGNYDAAVSVGGNDELDDVILSMNQMSAAIAEREAEILKSHEFSSAILSNISDAVSVIDCESSKIVAANQAFLDMHNVTYSEAIGHLCHEVTRCQSLDNDSAKSCPGMIAASTKQPCRKERFRTTGDTISYFDVSASPINNANNTPVQVVRVARNITENKQQEAQIRKLAYYDALTGLPNRTLFHDRLSQALLQCERENSHGAIAFLDLDLFKSVNDSYGHAAGDMLLKVVAKRLMGCVRESDTVARIGGDEFLLILRDLKDRDSAVILLEQLIESIRKPITLNTEIINTSASVGLCFYPQHGTTIDDLLKCADGAMYDAKRSGRNTYTICD, from the coding sequence GTGAAACTTCAATTTAAATTCCTGGTTCCGGTTTTTCTCCTGTTCGGCGCTTTTTTCGTGCTGTTTTTTATCACGGACCATCGTCACAGCGAAAAAGCTATGGAACAGACCATCCTCAGCCAGGCCCGTTCCCTGGACCGCCTCATTCGCGCTAGCCGACTTGTCTATCACAGCGAATTTCTCGCCAGCGATTTTTCGGTTAATCAGCAAACTCAGGTTTTTCTGCCATCGCACACCATGCGAAAAATCTCGGAGAAACTGGCAGAACTTTCACCGGATAATTCCATCCGTTTTCGCAGCATCACCACAGTCCCGGTCAACAAACTGGCCAAGGCAACCCGCCCGGAGAAACGGGCCCTAGATTTTTTCGCCACCCACCCGCAGGCCGAGGAACTGTTTGAGCCGACCGTCAAAGAGGATCAGCTCTATTACCAATATTTTTCTCCCACCTATTTCCACGCCTATTGCAACACCTGCCATCCCAACACCACGGTGAAAGACGGTGACCTGAATGGGGTGTTAAGCATCACCCTGTCGGCCGAGCATCTACGCGTGCAAACGCTGCAGCGCCAAAACATGGCTCTGATTATTCTGCTGGCCAGCCTGGCACTGTGTGGATTTACAACCATATGGCTGTTCCGTCGCCTGATTCATCGCAAGCTCAACACACTGCGTGCCATTTCACAAAATACCGGTTCAGGCAACTATGACGCGGCTGTCAGTGTCGGCGGCAATGATGAATTGGACGATGTGATCCTGTCCATGAATCAGATGTCGGCAGCAATTGCCGAGCGGGAAGCAGAAATCCTCAAGTCCCATGAATTCTCCTCAGCCATCCTCAGCAACATCAGCGATGCCGTGTCTGTCATTGACTGTGAGTCCTCGAAGATTGTTGCTGCCAACCAAGCATTTCTTGACATGCACAATGTCACCTACAGTGAAGCCATCGGTCACCTGTGTCATGAGGTCACACGCTGTCAGAGTCTCGACAATGACTCCGCAAAAAGCTGCCCCGGCATGATCGCTGCCAGTACCAAGCAACCCTGCCGCAAAGAGCGCTTTCGCACCACCGGTGACACCATCAGTTACTTTGACGTATCTGCGTCACCAATCAACAATGCCAACAACACACCGGTTCAGGTGGTCCGGGTTGCCCGCAATATCACCGAAAACAAACAACAGGAAGCGCAAATCCGCAAACTGGCGTACTATGATGCACTGACTGGCCTGCCAAACCGCACCCTGTTTCATGACCGATTGAGCCAGGCATTGCTCCAATGTGAACGGGAAAACAGCCACGGTGCCATCGCCTTTCTTGACCTGGATCTGTTTAAAAGCGTCAATGATTCCTATGGTCATGCGGCCGGCGACATGCTGCTCAAAGTCGTTGCCAAACGCTTAATGGGTTGCGTACGCGAATCCGATACGGTTGCCCGCATCGGTGGCGACGAATTTCTTCTCATCCTGCGCGACCTCAAAGATCGCGACAGTGCCGTCATCCTTCTTGAACAACTTATTGAATCAATTCGTAAGCCCATCACGTTGAACACTGAAATCATCAATACGTCAGCCAGTGTCGGCCTGTGTTTCTACCCACAACATGGCACCACGATCGACGACCTGCTCAAGTGCGCCGATGGTGCCATGTATGACGCCAAACGTTCCGGGCGCAACACGTACACGATCTGCGATTAG